In Dioscorea cayenensis subsp. rotundata cultivar TDr96_F1 chromosome 9, TDr96_F1_v2_PseudoChromosome.rev07_lg8_w22 25.fasta, whole genome shotgun sequence, a genomic segment contains:
- the LOC120269108 gene encoding ammonium transporter 2 member 3-like produces MSQVLPVTLPTSLTITENRPDWLNSGDNAWQLIAASLVGYQSVPGLIILYSGIVKKKWAVNSAFMALYAFAVVLLCWVLFCHCMAFDEQLLPIIGFPGSSLGSSFLESKSIALFPNATYTFFQFAFAAITVVLLAGSLLGRMNFYAWMLFVPLWVSLSYTVGAFSIWGQGFLYKWGLVDFAGGYVIHLSSGVAGFTAAYWVGPRLSHDRQQFPPNNIIHMLGGAGFLWLGWSGFNGGASSSADLIASLAVLNTHLCTATSLSIWLSLDMIVYKKSSVIGAVQGMMTGLVCITPAAGLVEPWAAMLMGVLSGSLPWYTMMVIHKKSSFLQKVDDTLGVLHTHAVAGLLGGILGGILAHPRLMRLQYGYHKNHHGLLYSFLQGNAGKGLHQLGIQILGAIFVTVWNLVVTSVICVLIRQVVQLRMKEEDLMVGDDAAHGEEAYAIWGDGEKSIVYVRRAVTPKLPAFFRFELF; encoded by the exons ATGTCCCAAGTCCTTCCAGTCACTCTCCCAACATCCCTAACAATCACTGAAAACCGGCCAGATTGGCTCAACTCCGGTGACAATGCATGGCAACTCATAGCTGCCTCTCTAGTAGGCTACCAAAGTGTTCCAGGCCTCATCATCCTCTACAGTGGAATTGTCAAGAAGAAATGGGCAGTGAACTCTGCATTCATGGCCTTATATGCTTTTGCTGTTGTCCTCCTCTGTTGGGTTCTTTTCTGTCACTGTATGGCCTTTGACGAGCAACTTCTTCCGATCATCGGCTTCCCTGGATCTTCGCTTGGATCGAGCTTTCTTGAGAGCAAAAGCATTGCATTGTTTCCAAATGCTACTTATACTTTCTTTCAGTTTGCTTTTGCTGCCATTACTGTTGTATTGCTTGCTGGTTCACTGCTTGGGAGGATGAACTTCTATGCATGGATGTTGTTTGTGCCTTTGTGGGTCTCTTTGTCTTATACTGTTGGTGCCTTCTCTATTTGGGGTCAGGGTTTTCTTTATAAATGGGGCCTTGTGGACTTTGCTGGTGGTTATGTTATTCATCTCTCTTCTGGTGTTGCTGGCTTCACTGCTGCTTACTGG GTTGGGCCTCGGTTATCCCATGACAGGCAACAATTCCCACCAAACAACATCATCCACATGCTTGGTGGTGCAGGGTTTCTTTGGCTGGGTTGGTCTGGTTTTAATGGTGGTGCATCTAGTTCAGCTGATTTGATTGCATCTCTTGCTGTACTTAATACCCACCTTTGCACTGCCACTAGTCTCTCCATTTGGCTCTCTCTTGACATGATTGTTTACAAGAAGAGTTCTGTCATTGGCGCTGTTCAAGGAATGATGACTGGCCTTGTTTGTATTACTCCTGCTGCag GTTTGGTGGAGCCATGGGCAGCAATGTTAATGGGAGTCTTATCAGGCTCATTACCATGGTACACAATGATGGTAATCCACAAGAAGTCTTCATTCTTACAAAAGGTAGATGACACACTAGGAGTGCTTCACACTCATGCAGTTGCAGGACTGCTTGGAGGAATTCTTGGAGGAATACTAGCACATCCAAGACTAATGCGTCTTCAGTATGGATATCACAAGAATCACCATGGTTTGTTATACAGTTTTTTACAAGGCAATGCTGGGAAGGGATTGCACCAACTTGGTATTCAAATTTTAGGGGCTATTTTTGTCACAGTGTGGAATTTGGTGGTGACTAGTGTTATATGTGTTTTGATAAGACAAGTGGTGCAACTAAGGATGAAAGAAGAGGACCTTATGGTTGGTGATGATGCTGCTCATGGTGAGGAGGCTTATGCCATTTGGGGTGATGGTGAGAAGTCAATAGTTTATGTTAGAAGAGCTGTTACTCCTAAGTTGCCTGCCTTTTTCCGTTTTGAGCTTTTTTga
- the LOC120268404 gene encoding protein KRTCAP2 homolog isoform X1 gives MAGPGRSMLYSLLLFAVTFSLLEMYRGKLASSELLTIAGGFISSLLFVLLLTFIGNYQESYGARTGWGAVFLAEFVALVVASTVHRVCITTCFLFSAAFLYEIDKLSGVMLAKSDSKVKRY, from the exons ATGGCAGGTCCTGGACGATCCATGCTGTACTCACTTCTTCTGTTTGCTGTCACATTCTCCCTTCTTGAAATGTACAGGGGAAAATTAGCATCATCTGAGTTGTTAACTATTGCTGGTGGTTTTATCAGCTCACTTTTGTTTGTCTTGCTGTTGACT TTCATTGGAAATTATCAAGAATCTTATGGTGCCAGGACGGGATGGGGTGCTG TTTTCCTGGCGGAATTTGTAGCATTAGTTGTTGCCAGCACAGTTCATCGTGTTTGTATCACTACATG TTTCTTGTTTTCAGCTGCCTTTTTATATGAGATTGACAAGCTCTCAGGAGTGATGCTTGCGAAAAGCGACTCGAAGGTTAAGcgatattaa
- the LOC120268404 gene encoding protein KRTCAP2 homolog isoform X2: MAGPGRSMLYSLLLFAVTFSLLEMYRGKLASSELLTIAGGFISSLLFVLLLTFIGNYQESYGARTGWGAVFLAEFVALVVASTVHRVCITTCCLFI; encoded by the exons ATGGCAGGTCCTGGACGATCCATGCTGTACTCACTTCTTCTGTTTGCTGTCACATTCTCCCTTCTTGAAATGTACAGGGGAAAATTAGCATCATCTGAGTTGTTAACTATTGCTGGTGGTTTTATCAGCTCACTTTTGTTTGTCTTGCTGTTGACT TTCATTGGAAATTATCAAGAATCTTATGGTGCCAGGACGGGATGGGGTGCTG TTTTCCTGGCGGAATTTGTAGCATTAGTTGTTGCCAGCACAGTTCATCGTGTTTGTATCACTACATG CTGCCTTTTTATATGA
- the LOC120269111 gene encoding transcription initiation factor TFIID subunit 5-like, protein MEDEEMEKKVLAYLKKKGFLQTELALQEELGRLSSSSHPDIPRPESGVLRYHDGYSKLRSWAYNSLDLYKVTHAKFFSFVFLNYG, encoded by the exons ATGGAGGAcgaggagatggagaagaaggtgcTCGCATACTTGAAGAAGAAAGGCTTCTTGCAGACCGAGCTCGCCCTTCAAGAAGAGCTTGGTCGGCTCTCGTCCTCCTCTCACCCCGATATCCCCAG GCCAGAGAGTGGTGTGCTTCGATATCATGATGGTTATAGTAAGCTAAGATCTTGGGCGTACAATTCTTTGGATTTGTATAAGGTAACTCATGCCAAATTCTTCAGCTTTGTATTCTTGAATTATGGATGA
- the LOC120269113 gene encoding uncharacterized protein LOC120269113 gives MDSLHCIVRYKEEGCVLDFSVLQGWETVTDEMFKKNVVTMIVDVTTDMVEAEGPFDSSIGSVILGVGLVEGLGVGGSSTNVDAEITAIGRRYDSAQHFKEALRDLPIKRNFDFHFIKNDTQRVTIRCTKSSCQCHVHASREGNLPTFRIKTANGTHICGGGIVTTSHPKASKKWVSRQVIRKLRDRPLYSVVDIQRYTLHDYGVHFPYKQAWVGKEYTREILHGCDVASYDLLIWYADKVSITNTGSIVIIDRDGATGKDGNEGFFHLAFTIVDNEKEENWTWFVSTLGDALYGKDDYDKIITFISDRSKGLVNVVMKVFPSSPHAYCLRHLQANFYKTGSGLGKALKDECWSLIVKVTYAYISAEYEDVVHALPLASVQAHN, from the exons ATGGATTCTCTTCACTGCATTGTGAGGTATAAAGAAGAGGGTTGTGTGTTGGACTTTTCTGTGTTGCAGGGGTGGGAAACAGTGACAGACGAG ATGTTCAAGAAAAATGTCGTCACGATGATAGTGGATGTCACTACTGACATGGTAGAAGCAGAGGGTCCATTTGATTCTTCCATTGGCTC TGTTATCTTGGGGGTGGGATTGGTTGAGGGGTTGGGGGTTGGGGGCTCTTCAACAAATGTTGATGCAGAAATCACTGCAATTGGTCGACGTTATGATAGTGCACAACACTTTAAAGAAGCATTACGTGATTTGCCGATCAAACGCAACTTCgattttcatttcattaaaaatgataCACAAAGGGTTACTATTAGATGCACCAAATCTAGTTGTCAGTGTCATGTTCATGCTTCAAGAGAAGGTAATCTTCCCacttttagaatcaaaactGCTAATGGAACACACATTTGTGGTGGTGGTATTGTCACGACATCTCATCCAAAGGCTTCAAAGAAATGGGTCAGTAGACAAGTAATTCGGAAACTCCGTGATCGTCCTTTATATAGTGTAGTTGATATACAACGATATACATTACATGATTATGGTGTTCATTTTCCCTACAAACAAGCTTGGGTGGGCAAAGAGTACACAAGAGAGATTCTTCATGGGTGTGATGTGGCAAGCTATGACTTACTTATATGGTACGCCGATAAAGTGTCTATAACCAACACCGGTAGCATTGTCATCATCGACAGAGACG GTGCAACTGGAAAGGATGGTAATGAAGGTTTCTTTCATTTAGCTTTCACAATTGTCGACAATGAGAAGGAGGAaaattggacttggttcgtGTCGACATTGGGTGATGCACTGTATGGCAAAGATGACTATGACAAGATTATAACATTCATTTCAGATAGATCCAAGGGGCTTGTAAATGTAGTTATGaaggtttttccttcatcaCCACATGCATATTGCTTACGGCATCTGCAGGCAAACTTCTACAAAACTGGTAGTGGCCTAGGGAAAGCATTGAAAGATGAATGCTGGTCTTTGATTGTCAAGGTTACGTATGCTTACATATCCGCAGAGTATGAAGATGTTGTGCATGCACTTCCACTTGCATCCGTTCAAGCGCATAACTAg